Proteins encoded together in one Pontiella desulfatans window:
- a CDS encoding putative glycoside hydrolase, with the protein MRIKSIVVMGGLSLLGFTAEAASVEWTGAVDRNWSIAENWGAGVVPGSSSVDTAILSGNHDDVVICTPIETTNSFSVTLNDEAQLRISRELSRGVDLLLGSTAGSGGGHVIQTADVTLSNDLRIGDDAAALSDSSYRMIGGALTVAEELYVNRGVLSIESSEGSLDTRQMTLTTNASLRFDFDTYGTSPIVVSDLLTIADGATLEIDLRGYSIGGNVIELIRFGAISGAFNPADITITGLGGGTLSVDGDSLNLTVVDEPQGQVSSLWFAANSDVNNPGGGLTVNTGRIIRDLTSSALSYTSAVDGDDLLYSVQWAGSDFDGDGFNDIIDFDLRVEGFTGTTYAYSTNEASSSVSALGASALPVVDDNEWGVGSDGDLDAGESLRFSVENIQVSAGSSGNVFEGFQGFGLAEKGGHSHKLIAGVGVNLPSYTSNFEVEYAVPSTDELVITSAGNTQVAAEKIILKFVVSERPDGMNGDVEDYSSYPIGAQCQTDYPAETNYLNYPEFSWDIVPRWASANGTLSSNAAQTMAAHHDVLSMGGFESEDETIADAALLKSFNPDIKTLWYVNTGINFQMYNADAFYNAAEWNKYTLDENGDRVYDMIRAYYSYNHDYPEMSEWWVDLAVEMAAQPEIDGVFIDKAGGNYPYLGEDGQFQSPVTGSEKSYYDLWDQASPGDLIIGNTIRNEREGGSRGLMQILSGSYVERWHLPYNDSPVIQSEADAKCVSIQLMREAALKGKILMPALHDRLDNSYIDDEIAAGRENELLELIREKVTVEMAYYLIIAEKYSYFRYQPDQNTEKYPEFIWDPTDYVGELTRPLGPPLGPPVKNGYIYTRSFEHVDVWLNVETDEAVLTWSDEGENSLIGEDDFDGDSLYESRTINNGINSDNILWQIVNRATVTTDELIDTSVAAGGVVALDSADTWGFLGTNKTDNVFGMYRAGGARTLVYTFDISGAEDLTLEMDWACSGDIADKNTSVFCLIDGGATQTVFEVGSSGVNWNETLDNGTVLDRNRSASVLTNGVAAPHLTDEFQTYTLSVEGTGTTLTVSIVMDSTVGGFGGFGLDNVKLYGSVQAVDGFAEWMSDFGLSGTNATESANPDGDAYTNYEEYIAGLNPSVFDTFAVSNFTAGAGNTFEWTAASGRVYNVYWSSNLVDGFSLIESNVVDGLFSDTNHVSAPAGFYKLTVGLE; encoded by the coding sequence ATGAGGATTAAAAGCATAGTCGTAATGGGAGGACTCTCACTATTGGGATTTACAGCGGAGGCGGCCAGCGTGGAGTGGACGGGAGCGGTTGATCGTAATTGGTCGATTGCAGAAAATTGGGGTGCCGGCGTGGTGCCGGGATCATCGTCCGTCGATACGGCAATCTTATCGGGAAATCATGATGATGTGGTGATCTGCACGCCGATTGAAACCACCAATTCATTTTCGGTTACCCTGAATGACGAAGCTCAGCTGCGAATCAGCCGTGAGCTGAGCCGCGGTGTTGATCTGCTGCTGGGGTCAACTGCCGGTTCCGGCGGGGGGCATGTGATCCAGACTGCAGATGTCACGCTGTCGAATGATCTCCGGATTGGGGATGATGCTGCTGCGCTGTCGGATTCTTCCTATAGGATGATCGGTGGTGCATTGACTGTGGCCGAGGAGCTCTATGTTAATCGAGGTGTTTTATCGATTGAATCTTCGGAGGGATCGCTGGACACGAGACAGATGACCTTAACGACGAATGCCAGCTTGCGGTTCGATTTCGACACGTATGGCACCAGTCCCATTGTGGTCTCCGATCTGTTGACGATTGCTGACGGTGCGACGCTGGAGATTGATTTAAGAGGCTATTCGATTGGAGGAAATGTTATTGAGCTGATTCGATTCGGGGCCATCAGCGGTGCATTCAATCCGGCGGACATCACCATCACAGGGCTGGGCGGCGGAACGCTGAGTGTGGATGGCGACAGTCTGAACCTTACGGTGGTTGATGAACCGCAGGGACAGGTAAGTTCATTGTGGTTTGCGGCGAATAGCGATGTCAATAATCCGGGGGGTGGCCTGACCGTGAACACGGGGCGGATTATTCGGGATCTCACCTCGTCAGCGCTTTCGTACACCTCAGCGGTGGACGGCGATGATCTGCTCTATTCCGTTCAATGGGCCGGGTCCGATTTTGATGGAGATGGATTTAACGACATCATCGATTTTGATCTGCGGGTGGAAGGGTTTACCGGCACCACGTATGCCTACAGCACGAACGAAGCATCCTCCTCGGTCTCGGCGTTAGGCGCATCGGCCTTGCCGGTGGTTGATGATAATGAATGGGGGGTCGGAAGCGACGGTGATCTGGATGCCGGGGAATCATTGCGGTTCAGTGTGGAAAACATTCAGGTTTCGGCGGGTTCGAGTGGGAATGTCTTTGAAGGATTTCAGGGGTTTGGACTGGCGGAAAAAGGGGGCCATAGTCATAAACTGATCGCCGGTGTAGGGGTTAATCTGCCGTCGTACACCTCGAATTTTGAAGTAGAATATGCCGTTCCTTCCACGGATGAACTGGTGATTACATCAGCCGGAAATACCCAGGTGGCCGCGGAAAAAATCATCCTGAAATTCGTCGTTTCTGAACGACCGGATGGAATGAATGGGGATGTTGAGGATTATTCAAGCTATCCCATTGGAGCTCAATGCCAAACGGACTATCCGGCTGAAACGAATTATTTGAACTATCCGGAATTTTCCTGGGATATTGTTCCGCGTTGGGCCTCTGCAAATGGCACCCTCAGTTCCAATGCGGCGCAAACCATGGCCGCGCATCATGATGTTCTTTCGATGGGGGGATTTGAAAGCGAGGATGAGACCATCGCGGATGCCGCTTTGTTGAAGTCGTTCAACCCCGACATTAAAACGCTCTGGTATGTCAACACCGGGATTAATTTTCAGATGTATAATGCCGATGCATTCTACAATGCCGCCGAGTGGAATAAATATACCCTCGATGAAAATGGAGACCGGGTTTATGACATGATTCGAGCCTATTATTCCTACAATCATGACTACCCCGAGATGAGTGAATGGTGGGTGGATCTGGCGGTGGAGATGGCCGCTCAACCTGAGATCGATGGAGTCTTTATTGATAAAGCGGGGGGCAACTATCCCTATCTTGGTGAAGATGGGCAATTCCAGTCCCCCGTCACCGGATCCGAAAAATCCTATTATGACTTATGGGATCAAGCTTCACCCGGTGATTTGATCATCGGTAATACCATACGGAATGAACGGGAGGGGGGGAGCCGTGGATTGATGCAGATTTTATCAGGTTCCTATGTTGAGCGTTGGCACTTGCCCTATAACGATAGTCCGGTCATTCAGTCCGAAGCGGATGCCAAGTGTGTGAGTATTCAGCTGATGCGGGAAGCGGCCTTGAAAGGGAAAATTCTTATGCCGGCCCTACACGACCGTTTGGATAATTCCTATATCGATGATGAGATCGCAGCGGGCCGTGAAAACGAGTTGCTGGAACTCATTCGAGAGAAGGTTACGGTGGAAATGGCGTATTATTTAATCATTGCCGAGAAATATTCGTATTTCCGTTATCAACCCGATCAGAATACCGAAAAATATCCGGAATTCATCTGGGATCCCACGGACTATGTGGGTGAGTTGACCCGCCCCTTAGGGCCGCCATTGGGTCCTCCGGTCAAGAATGGGTATATTTATACCCGTTCGTTTGAGCATGTAGATGTTTGGCTCAACGTCGAAACCGACGAGGCCGTGCTGACCTGGAGTGATGAAGGCGAGAATAGTCTGATTGGAGAGGATGATTTTGATGGCGACAGCCTGTATGAGAGCCGAACTATCAACAACGGCATTAATAGCGACAACATACTCTGGCAGATCGTTAACCGCGCAACCGTCACAACCGACGAGCTGATCGATACCTCTGTGGCGGCCGGCGGTGTAGTGGCGCTGGATTCGGCAGATACATGGGGCTTCCTCGGCACCAATAAAACGGACAACGTCTTCGGCATGTATCGAGCGGGAGGCGCACGAACGCTCGTTTATACGTTTGATATCTCCGGGGCGGAAGATCTGACGCTCGAAATGGACTGGGCCTGTTCCGGCGATATTGCCGATAAGAATACATCGGTTTTCTGTTTGATAGACGGTGGTGCAACGCAAACCGTTTTTGAAGTCGGCTCATCGGGTGTGAACTGGAACGAAACATTGGATAATGGAACGGTGTTGGATCGGAACCGCAGTGCATCTGTTTTAACCAACGGCGTGGCGGCTCCTCATTTAACCGATGAATTTCAAACGTATACCCTATCGGTCGAAGGAACAGGAACCACCCTGACGGTATCGATTGTAATGGACTCTACCGTCGGCGGTTTTGGCGGGTTCGGACTCGATAATGTGAAGCTTTACGGAAGCGTTCAGGCAGTCGACGGTTTTGCAGAATGGATGAGTGATTTCGGCCTGAGCGGTACGAACGCCACAGAAAGTGCCAATCCGGATGGGGATGCGTATACGAACTACGAAGAGTATATCGCCGGGCTCAATCCCAGCGTGTTCGACACGTTTGCTGTATCAAACTTCACCGCTGGAGCAGGCAACACGTTTGAATGGACCGCCGCCAGCGGCCGCGTCTACAACGTCTATTGGTCGAGCAACCTGGTCGATGGATTTTCACTCATTGAAAGCAATGTCGTGGACGGTTTATTTTCCGATACCAACCATGTCAGTGCCCCTGCGGGCTTCTACAAGCTTACGGTCGGCCTCGAATAA
- a CDS encoding ATP-binding protein — MRILLTISLIAAVIPLLFAAEISQPLENLSLSQLEVLRDEVAEELSDLASYSMRSGIGTAGHRSTYHPDPHHTEWIRVTLESETLIDQIILTPIIRRDPKLGLHGDGFPVDFRILAGTADHPEAVEIASFTEKDCLLPRIAPLRIDFEAIKASWVKLEATKLSSRDWDNQYILQLSEIMVFSGPENVALHCPVEVFSSTGHNNPSRAKTTLVDGQVPYLMDAAGGDKSIAFMSHVDGIKDPSLTIDLGQSRNINRIHFHTAELSDTIPQSAKPGVGISSHIQIEGAENSDFSDAVVLMEYKREHVFDAGPIIMRRFPETRCRYFRMNIIEPYVDGIHSTFGCAEIELFSNGRNVAKGKTAAINYTFSLPNRTLSAITDGRNLYGEILPIRDWMEQLARRHDLESALPRIYEEIENRYIAQRKNLQLVSWLAVLLAGGIGFTILISRNLQMRQIVRLKTRFAADLHDELGANLHAIGLLGDIAKDAIHSPDILVKAVDKIRALTERSGEAARHCAEMQEAEIFGKLPDDMQRTANRIMTDIDFNLSIEGEEILEKLPPRTKADLFLFYKESLVNISRHSGADKVDVHLYTEHKKIILVISDNGQGLSGDVPSSLKRRARLLGGQVSSGTSETGGASIILTFRPGKFKFRRTDKR, encoded by the coding sequence ATGCGAATATTGTTAACAATAAGCCTGATTGCGGCCGTCATTCCGTTGCTTTTTGCTGCGGAGATTTCCCAACCCTTGGAAAATCTTTCTCTAAGCCAGTTGGAAGTGCTGCGTGATGAGGTGGCGGAGGAATTAAGTGATCTGGCCAGCTATAGTATGCGCAGCGGCATTGGTACCGCCGGGCACCGGTCTACATATCACCCGGACCCGCACCACACCGAATGGATCAGGGTTACGCTGGAGTCCGAAACCCTCATAGATCAGATCATCCTCACCCCGATTATTCGGAGGGATCCCAAACTTGGACTTCATGGCGATGGTTTTCCGGTAGATTTCAGAATACTGGCCGGAACGGCCGATCATCCGGAAGCCGTGGAAATTGCCTCTTTCACAGAAAAGGACTGTCTACTTCCGCGCATCGCGCCTTTAAGAATTGACTTCGAAGCCATCAAAGCGTCCTGGGTTAAACTCGAAGCCACAAAACTCTCCTCCAGGGACTGGGACAATCAATATATCCTCCAGCTCTCGGAAATCATGGTGTTCAGCGGTCCTGAAAATGTGGCGCTGCACTGCCCGGTTGAAGTGTTTTCCAGCACAGGCCACAACAACCCTTCCCGAGCAAAGACGACGTTGGTGGACGGACAGGTTCCCTATCTGATGGATGCCGCCGGCGGCGATAAAAGCATTGCGTTTATGAGTCATGTTGATGGCATCAAAGATCCCTCTCTAACCATTGACCTTGGGCAATCCCGGAATATCAACCGCATACATTTCCACACGGCGGAACTGTCCGACACCATTCCCCAATCAGCAAAACCGGGGGTCGGCATTTCTTCTCATATACAGATTGAAGGTGCCGAAAACTCCGATTTTTCCGATGCGGTCGTACTCATGGAATATAAGCGCGAACATGTATTCGATGCGGGACCGATCATCATGAGACGCTTCCCCGAAACCCGCTGCCGCTATTTTCGCATGAACATCATAGAACCCTATGTCGACGGGATACACTCCACCTTTGGCTGCGCAGAAATTGAACTATTTTCCAACGGTCGAAACGTGGCCAAGGGAAAAACGGCCGCAATCAACTACACGTTCAGTTTGCCCAACAGAACACTGAGCGCCATTACAGACGGTCGGAACCTCTACGGCGAGATCCTGCCGATACGGGACTGGATGGAACAACTCGCCCGAAGGCACGACCTTGAATCCGCCCTGCCCCGGATTTATGAGGAGATTGAAAATCGCTACATCGCCCAACGAAAGAACCTGCAGCTCGTCAGCTGGCTCGCGGTCCTGCTCGCCGGAGGAATCGGCTTCACGATCCTCATCAGCCGCAACCTCCAGATGCGCCAGATTGTCCGATTAAAAACCCGGTTTGCCGCGGACCTGCACGATGAACTCGGCGCCAACCTTCATGCCATCGGCCTGCTCGGCGACATTGCCAAAGACGCCATCCATTCGCCGGATATCCTGGTTAAAGCCGTTGATAAAATCCGGGCACTGACGGAGCGCAGCGGTGAGGCCGCCCGACACTGCGCGGAAATGCAGGAGGCCGAAATTTTCGGGAAACTCCCGGACGACATGCAGCGTACCGCCAACCGGATCATGACCGACATCGACTTTAACCTATCCATCGAGGGCGAAGAGATTCTCGAAAAACTGCCACCCCGCACCAAAGCGGATCTATTCCTTTTTTACAAGGAAAGCCTCGTCAACATCAGCCGCCATTCCGGAGCAGATAAAGTCGACGTCCACCTTTACACGGAACATAAAAAAATAATTCTGGTCATATCCGACAATGGACAAGGCCTTTCCGGTGACGTCCCGTCCTCGCTCAAGCGCCGCGCACGACTGCTCGGCGGTCAGGTTTCCTCCGGCACATCGGAAACCGGCGGAGCCAGCATCATCCTGACCTTCAGGCCCGGCAAATTTAAATTCAGGAGAACCGACAAACGATGA
- a CDS encoding IS4 family transposase, translated as MKKQHKHKPAGHRYTTLKQLCNLIPGHMVSSLAQKHGVDIQSRTYTPWSHVVSLLYAHFSHALGLNDVCDALQMNAAALSTIRGAVPPSRNNLSHANKIRNADMAEELYWCMMKHLMDTVPGFAKGKVRRGYLRRFSKTIHALDSTTIQLVANCMDWAKHRRRKAAAKCHLRLDLQSFLPRCAIIDTAKHHDSTMTQSLCAELKPGEIAVFDKAYNKFKHLFELTVRGVWWVGRAKDNMQYKVVRTLETTGHKRILRDEVIEMVVEASKKAYPCELRRVVALVEINGKDVEIAFITNHLEWSAWTVAELYRCRWDIEVFFKEIKQTLQLSDFLGYSANAVRWQIWMGLLVHLLMRCLAFMHGWEHSFKRQFTVVRAVLWRRWNLPALLDSYGTAKPPGRIRGAPEQAYLPGFV; from the coding sequence ATGAAAAAACAACATAAACACAAGCCAGCCGGACATAGGTATACAACCTTGAAACAATTGTGCAATCTGATTCCCGGACACATGGTGTCGAGCCTTGCGCAGAAGCATGGCGTGGACATTCAAAGCCGGACGTACACGCCGTGGAGCCATGTGGTTTCTTTGCTGTACGCCCACTTCTCCCATGCACTCGGACTCAACGATGTGTGCGACGCGCTCCAGATGAACGCGGCGGCGCTCTCTACCATCCGCGGCGCGGTTCCTCCGTCGCGTAACAACCTGAGCCACGCGAACAAGATCCGCAACGCGGACATGGCCGAAGAGCTCTACTGGTGCATGATGAAGCATCTGATGGATACAGTCCCGGGCTTCGCGAAGGGCAAGGTTCGGCGCGGATACCTCCGGCGCTTCAGCAAGACGATCCATGCGCTGGACTCGACCACGATCCAGCTCGTCGCCAACTGCATGGACTGGGCGAAGCATCGCCGCCGCAAGGCTGCGGCCAAGTGCCACCTGCGCCTCGACCTGCAAAGCTTCCTGCCCCGGTGCGCCATCATCGACACGGCGAAGCACCATGACAGCACGATGACCCAAAGCCTGTGCGCCGAGCTCAAACCCGGTGAAATCGCCGTGTTCGACAAGGCCTACAACAAGTTCAAGCATCTTTTCGAGCTGACGGTGCGCGGTGTCTGGTGGGTTGGCCGGGCGAAGGACAACATGCAGTACAAGGTGGTGCGCACCCTCGAAACCACCGGGCACAAGCGCATCCTGCGCGACGAGGTCATCGAGATGGTGGTCGAAGCATCGAAGAAAGCCTATCCGTGCGAGTTGCGCCGGGTCGTGGCGCTGGTCGAGATTAACGGCAAGGATGTCGAAATCGCCTTCATCACCAATCACCTGGAGTGGAGCGCGTGGACGGTCGCCGAACTCTACCGTTGCCGCTGGGACATCGAGGTGTTCTTCAAGGAGATCAAGCAGACGCTCCAACTCTCCGACTTCCTGGGCTACAGCGCCAACGCCGTGCGCTGGCAGATCTGGATGGGGCTGCTGGTCCACCTGCTGATGCGCTGCCTCGCGTTCATGCACGGATGGGAGCACAGCTTCAAGCGGCAGTTCACTGTTGTGCGCGCGGTGCTTTGGCGCCGGTGGAACCTGCCCGCCTTGCTGGATTCCTATGGGACAGCCAAACCGCCCGGCCGCATACGGGGTGCGCCGGAACAGGCGTATCTGCCGGGGTTTGTCTAA
- a CDS encoding Ig-like domain-containing protein, protein MKKRYALTLCALTAGSVMAGTVQQNLGFDPDGTFIVKQDVATETSSAWCYTTNYLVLLGQSFSLTNETTLRAVTLVKAGDHTYSDGTNTLNLWIGEYSTNGVITSTNLLETFDLTGITLTNASRFSLNLDADIVLPVGDYAFQFWFDPGPENRLTVSYADDLYAGGTMLRAVNPATLPTGDAAWGDRDLSFGLHSEVVGVVTNVAPIADGQDVSTVPNVDLPITLTGMDPDGVTNLTYTVVDSPTNGALSGTAPDLTYEPDTDFEGLDQFTFTVFDGVYTSELATVTITVTNIPPSAAPQSVSTLQDVALDITLSGSDPEGSNLTYAVVDLPTNGMVSATDTNFLTYTPNSGYVGSDSFTFKVNDGVLDSELATVLIDVLPLGTEVVFSALSADTLSASNLLNVAGSTNGLAVSGVSASGDFVYSISYTDMDLDGDTLNDTLSFDVRVSAVNGTTTSFSTTPGASSANITFGSETVGDASDNPTYKNNPSGLAWITGTGSQGINPGDTLIYTVENISVTGTAGALDAAFLGFSGIVAAEYTSHSHQMILGSGSGLNGYQWNGDTQTVTDFSMNPLYVTAAVGGTIRWGVSTVDFTFSISSSAPPSSVGDVSYQILSGGTQIALSWPTEAGFNYGVQSRESLTTGTWSNSTTTVLGTGGEVIITNDITEDQMFYRSYLAE, encoded by the coding sequence ATGAAAAAGAGATATGCACTTACATTATGCGCTTTGACGGCAGGGAGTGTCATGGCGGGCACGGTTCAGCAGAACCTGGGATTTGATCCCGACGGTACATTTATCGTTAAACAGGATGTGGCGACGGAGACATCCTCAGCCTGGTGCTACACAACAAATTATCTTGTCCTCTTGGGGCAGTCCTTCAGTTTGACCAATGAAACGACGCTCCGGGCGGTGACCTTGGTCAAGGCGGGGGATCATACCTATTCGGATGGAACAAACACCCTCAATTTGTGGATCGGAGAATATAGCACCAACGGAGTGATTACTTCCACGAATCTGCTGGAAACATTCGATCTGACTGGAATCACATTAACCAATGCATCCCGTTTTTCGCTGAACCTGGATGCTGATATCGTCCTTCCGGTCGGCGATTATGCCTTCCAGTTCTGGTTTGATCCGGGGCCGGAGAACAGGCTGACCGTTAGTTACGCAGATGACCTTTATGCCGGCGGCACCATGCTGCGTGCGGTCAATCCAGCCACGTTGCCTACGGGTGATGCTGCATGGGGGGATCGCGACCTCTCTTTCGGGCTTCATTCCGAAGTGGTCGGGGTGGTGACCAATGTAGCTCCTATTGCAGACGGGCAGGATGTATCCACGGTGCCGAATGTGGATCTGCCGATCACGCTGACCGGAATGGATCCGGACGGCGTTACCAATTTGACGTATACGGTGGTTGATTCACCGACCAATGGCGCCCTGTCCGGAACTGCGCCGGATTTGACGTATGAACCGGATACCGACTTCGAGGGCCTGGACCAATTTACGTTTACGGTGTTTGACGGGGTGTATACCAGTGAGCTCGCCACCGTAACCATAACGGTAACGAACATTCCCCCGAGTGCAGCACCGCAGAGCGTCAGTACCTTGCAGGATGTTGCTCTTGATATTACGCTTTCCGGCAGTGATCCGGAGGGCAGCAACCTGACGTATGCTGTGGTTGATCTGCCGACCAACGGAATGGTGTCGGCTACGGATACCAATTTTTTAACGTATACGCCGAACAGTGGATATGTCGGTTCCGATAGCTTTACCTTTAAGGTCAACGACGGTGTACTTGACAGTGAACTTGCAACGGTTTTGATCGATGTGTTGCCGCTGGGCACCGAGGTGGTCTTCAGCGCGCTTTCTGCGGATACATTATCGGCTTCAAACCTGCTTAATGTTGCCGGCTCCACCAACGGTCTGGCGGTGTCCGGCGTTTCGGCCAGCGGGGATTTTGTATACTCAATCAGCTATACGGATATGGATCTGGACGGTGACACGCTTAACGATACGCTCAGCTTTGATGTCCGTGTTTCGGCGGTAAACGGAACAACCACCTCGTTTAGCACAACACCGGGAGCATCTTCGGCAAACATTACCTTCGGCTCGGAAACGGTGGGTGATGCATCCGATAACCCTACCTATAAGAATAATCCGTCTGGATTGGCATGGATTACAGGCACCGGTTCTCAGGGCATAAATCCCGGAGATACGTTGATCTATACCGTTGAAAACATTTCGGTAACAGGAACGGCGGGTGCGCTTGATGCGGCATTCCTTGGTTTCAGCGGGATAGTGGCTGCTGAATATACGAGCCATTCTCACCAAATGATCCTTGGCTCGGGGTCGGGATTGAATGGATATCAATGGAACGGGGACACTCAAACGGTAACCGACTTCTCGATGAATCCGCTTTATGTGACCGCTGCTGTAGGTGGCACAATTCGCTGGGGCGTTTCGACGGTGGACTTCACCTTCTCCATCTCGAGTTCGGCTCCTCCTTCGAGTGTCGGCGATGTTTCTTATCAGATTCTGTCCGGCGGAACCCAGATTGCACTGAGCTGGCCGACGGAAGCCGGGTTTAATTATGGGGTTCAGTCGAGGGAAAGCCTGACCACTGGAACGTGGAGCAACTCCACGACTACCGTGCTCGGCACCGGCGGCGAAGTCATCATTACCAACGACATCACGGAAGATCAGATGTTCTATCGTTCATACCTGGCTGAGTAA
- a CDS encoding response regulator — protein MKRKIKIMLVEDNPEYRDVIDFAIEHEEEMELINQFGLAERALQSFQSMETRTEPDIILLDLNLPGISGLEALPHLIKAAPNSSIIILTQSDQEADVLRAIAEGARGYLLKSATVQQIKDGIRTVAQGGSTLDSKVARFMMDTLKNKLPNLNAENLLSDRELETLLLMGEGLARKEIAQKLKISVYTVDTHIRHIYDKFNVPNSAAAVHCAHRLGLFHRDN, from the coding sequence ATGAAACGGAAAATTAAAATCATGCTCGTGGAAGATAATCCAGAATATCGCGATGTAATAGATTTCGCCATAGAGCATGAAGAAGAAATGGAACTCATCAATCAGTTTGGACTGGCCGAGCGCGCACTCCAGAGTTTCCAAAGCATGGAAACCCGGACCGAACCCGACATTATCCTGCTCGACCTGAACCTACCCGGAATATCCGGCCTTGAAGCGCTTCCTCATTTAATTAAGGCCGCGCCGAATTCAAGCATCATCATTCTGACCCAATCCGATCAGGAAGCCGACGTACTGCGTGCGATTGCCGAGGGCGCCAGAGGGTACCTGCTTAAATCAGCCACCGTGCAGCAGATCAAAGACGGCATCAGGACCGTTGCGCAAGGGGGATCAACCCTCGACTCCAAAGTTGCCCGCTTCATGATGGACACCCTCAAAAACAAACTCCCGAACCTCAACGCAGAAAACCTACTCTCCGACCGGGAACTTGAAACACTCCTTCTTATGGGCGAAGGTCTTGCGCGGAAAGAGATCGCGCAGAAGCTGAAGATCAGCGTTTATACCGTGGACACCCATATCCGCCACATCTACGACAAGTTTAATGTCCCCAACTCCGCCGCCGCCGTCCACTGCGCCCACCGCCTCGGCCTCTTCCATCGCGATAACTGA
- a CDS encoding PEP-CTERM sorting domain-containing protein produces MNLVYSYELTNLDLDGEGDSADTMSWDVVFSAFETSTVASEQVTPGTQVMAAYDGTEFNVGAGSTTWAANESIQFSVDNIVLSDANYEATFDGFTKLWLTAGTYYLGTGADTTEFTTAQETYTFSSAQDVLVLTAQASERNRNLSGTFTVIPEPATLGLVVAFGGGIIFVRRRLSM; encoded by the coding sequence GTGAATTTGGTTTATTCCTATGAACTCACCAATCTCGATCTGGATGGAGAGGGTGACTCTGCTGATACGATGAGCTGGGATGTCGTATTTTCGGCTTTTGAGACCAGCACCGTGGCTTCCGAGCAAGTTACGCCGGGAACTCAAGTGATGGCCGCGTACGATGGTACCGAATTTAATGTCGGTGCGGGTTCCACCACATGGGCGGCAAATGAGAGTATTCAATTCAGTGTTGATAATATTGTGCTCTCCGATGCGAATTATGAAGCAACATTCGATGGGTTTACTAAATTGTGGTTGACCGCCGGAACGTACTATCTGGGCACGGGTGCTGACACGACGGAGTTTACTACAGCCCAAGAGACTTATACTTTCAGTTCTGCTCAGGATGTACTGGTTTTGACGGCACAAGCTTCTGAGCGTAACCGCAACCTTTCCGGTACTTTCACAGTAATCCCGGAACCGGCAACGCTGGGACTGGTCGTGGCCTTTGGCGGAGGCATTATTTTTGTCCGACGTCGACTTAGCATGTAA